The DNA window ATCATGAGCATGCATATCATTCACTCATGCATCCAGTACGCAATGCATCATGTACTAACCTATTGTGGATGTACCGACTAGGAAAGTTCGTCTAATTGCTCTTCGGTAAAGACAAACAGAGAGATTGATCAAACTGACTAGCCCTACCAAGTCACCATCGACTCCAACAACCGCAATACAAATAGCCAAACGGATTAGTGAGAAGCTAAGAAATTTCGCCTTCAGAAAATCGTCATCTAGTAGAACTTTTGGATCAGTCAACTCAGCTAGAATGTCAAAATCAACTTACGGGTTACGAGCCGCAATGCAAGCCGGTATGGACCAGTTAAGGGGGAAAGTCATGGATTACGTCAAGAGATAGACTTATGATCTCAAGAAATGGTTCATTAAGTTTTTAAAGCCCCTTGAGTCGACATTTGCTACTAGAAGAGTAAACATTGCCTCTAACAACAAGCTCATTGAGGAAATGAGAAAAAGGGATGAAGCTGAGAAGAAATGCATTGAGGATTATGACAGGCTGCAAGGTAAAACAACTAACCAAAACACCGGTGATCAAAGCTGGTTCACAAATATGTTGTACGAGGATCAGGGCAATATGGAGATGGAAAATGACACGCTCAAGAAGGAAAAAACCAGATGCTTCCTTAAGAATTCAGAAGTAACCCATTCTGATTCCTATCATTATTTAGCTAAGAAGACAGAGCAAATCCAGGCGAATATGCTAGGAAACAATGGCAACTGGTTCATCAATTTGGATAAATACTCTCTACTAGAAGACGAGAAGCTACCAGCGAAGTTAAAAATGTTGGAACTGAGTCATTTCAATGAAAGGGACGATCCTCGCATCCATGTGAAACAGTTCATCTTTGTGATGACCACAACTATCCTATCTGTGAATTGTCGGGGCTTTTTCGAGGTCTTTAAAAGAAAATGCGGCCCATTAGTACTATGACTTGCCAATAAATTTTCACCACCTCCGTATTATattaaatcttaattaattttctaaatatatTATTAGTAGTTTAAAttgtactaaaaaaaattaacaaccGTCATATTTTTTTGATCTGTTGCTTCCATCCGACCTTcgaattaactaaatttaaataaatttattttacatctatatttcaaaaaaaaaaacgtcgTATCTTTCCAGCGAAGAGCCCTGGGGCTGTTCGTTTCAAAGATCTGATTTGTTAGTAATTTATTAgtagattattataaatttattggtagattaaagataaaaaggatatttttacaaaagtttccAAAAAAGAAGCATAGAGAGTAATTtctctatatattttttgttataaagCCGCCTTCTATATCAAatacatgaaaataaaataatttttcagttAATGATTGCGAAATGACAGAATTAAGAGAGAACAAATTGGACGGCCGTTTTTCACAATCATTCTCCAGTAATTTGCGGTTCTCCTTCTAACCCTTTCGATATCTTTCTTTTAATCATTTCAATTTTCAGTTATCGGCCATTTTCTATTAGTCTTCCGCTTTCTATTTATCGTTACAGTCGTTACCAAGTCATCTacataaagaaataaatttgaaaccaacattaaaattatattattttcttaaaagaCATGAACAAAATGGTCACTACAAGTGAGTTGATATCACATATGATGAAAATAGCCAATTTTACCACAATAACAACACCAAGCAAAACCAGGCCATCCACCTCCACATTCAACAAAACTATTAGCCTTCCACATTGTATAATTGGTCGATTGAGTTCTATCCAATGCACCACATTTAGCAACCGCACAATAATTCattacatttttagcattatTAAAGCTTATCACTTGTGATGGAAGCTCAACTTTCATGATATTAATTGCTTGTTTTCTTCCATCAAAATTAGTTATAGGTTCGTACTCCACATGTGTGCCAGGCAAAGGGGGTAAGCAGCTTCCATAatattttagatctgaaaaatTCATGTATACATCTTCTCCACCTCCATTTGGTATTATAAATCCATACTTTTTATGGTAACTATACCATTTTACAGTTCCTATTACTCTTCTGCTTAGTGAATCTGACCCGTTCAATCAAATAGATCAAATTGTGAGAAATAAGTGACATTTAATAGTGAAGCAAAATGAGGTTAATTTCATCGGTAGTCCTTCAACTTCTATTTTATATCAGTATTACTTCTGACGTCATTTCAGCTTAATTTTTGGTATGATATAGCGACCAATTAGAGTACTATTTGGAtcgataaattttttaaatgatgtCATTTAATATGACTTATAAAGTTCTTATTGGTCGccatattattatattttgatggaAATGAAATTAAAGTGACGTCGAAAAATACTGATATAAAATAGAAGTTAAAGAATAGAATATATATACAATAATAGTGAGAGAGACATGATATATAGTTGGAAGATTGTCGATTAAAATTCacccaacaaaataatgaactATAGTGGAACTATAGTGTAAGTAGTTTGAGTAGCTACTTACATTTGGGATTGGAAATTTTCTTAGTGGAAGCTTTTGGTTTGCTTTCCTTTTTCAACTGCAAGGCAAAATAAAAACTTAACCAAATTTATACTTGAGAGTATATGGTGTATGCAATTATTGGATTGAAAATTATGCTATTTAGGCCACATTTGGTttagaaattgaaaattgatcAGACTGTTGAAAcagaaaattatataattgagtTGCTGAAGATTatgctaattatattttttatacttgAGAGTGGTTGAAAGTTatgctaattatattttttttatcaattataaatgcggaatcaaacaaatacaaatgttgaTAGAAAAAAAGTTTTGCCTTCATAAAATGACCTTCATTAGATATACAAGTAAATCATTCAATTTCTCATATACTTATAATTCATGatcgattttttatttatttactattcAGATTAAAGTTCTAACCTCTGGTTTTTCAGATAACTGAAATTGTTCATCATCAGCTGCTTTCTCAGATCCTTCTATTTCAAATTCCATCACATTTCCCCCAAAAAAATCATACTGACTTGCATCAAATTTCACATTTTCTACAAAATAATGAAGAACAAGATATTGAATCAGGATAGTTTAATAAGTAAGATCAACACATTAGTACAAATCGTATGAAATTAGACATAAAATCTAGAAATTTACATTGCATATAAATAAGATAATTGAGAATTTTAAGTGAGGTACCAAAATTTTCCATTGTGTTGGGCTTGGATTAAGGATAAATCTGTAAAGGACAATCACTTCAAAGAACAATTTTTAACAAATCAATGCTTCAAAATTAGAGTATGGTATAATAAAAAAGTATGAAAAAATTCTT is part of the Mercurialis annua linkage group LG3, ddMerAnnu1.2, whole genome shotgun sequence genome and encodes:
- the LOC126671657 gene encoding cold shock domain-containing protein 3-like, giving the protein MENFENVKFDASQYDFFGGNVMEFEIEGSEKAADDEQFQLSEKPELKKESKPKASTKKISNPKYSLSRRVIGTVKWYSYHKKYGFIIPNGGGEDVYMNFSDLKYYGSCLPPLPGTHVEYEPITNFDGRKQAINIMKVELPSQVISFNNAKNVMNYCAVAKCGALDRTQSTNYTMWKANSFVECGGGWPGFAWCCYCGKIGYFHHM